The Achromobacter pestifer genome includes a region encoding these proteins:
- a CDS encoding aminotransferase class V-fold PLP-dependent enzyme encodes MSASLTPSAVEALRAQTPGAQTTVHFNHAGSSLPSASTLQAIHAHLQREATQGPMEAGVASRELTEQARVLAARLLNADVGEIALTGGNSPGWGAAFAALEPWRAGDRILVGRHEWGGNLATMRLRAQRAGATLETIPSDDSGCVDAQALEAMLDERVRLIALTWLPANGGLINPAAAVGSVARRHGIPYFVDAAQAIGQLPVDVAQIGCDVLSGAGRKALRGPRGTGLLYVRRGFLDQLTPAFVDTHSAPLGVDGEPMLRQDAARLESAEASLALRCGLANALQEALDIGLPAIRARIDALAQALRAELAAIPGITVLDQGRERSGLVSFNLAGQDAVSVQRAMVAQGITIGSNGVPYTPLDMQARGLTQIARASVSYLTSDAEIDRLLEGLRALAR; translated from the coding sequence ATGTCCGCCTCCTTGACCCCGAGCGCCGTGGAAGCGCTGCGCGCCCAGACTCCCGGCGCGCAAACCACCGTCCACTTCAATCATGCCGGCTCATCGCTGCCCTCGGCCTCCACGCTGCAAGCCATCCACGCGCATCTGCAACGCGAGGCCACGCAAGGCCCGATGGAAGCCGGCGTGGCTTCGCGCGAGCTGACCGAGCAGGCGCGCGTGCTTGCGGCACGGCTGCTCAACGCAGACGTTGGGGAAATCGCGCTGACTGGCGGCAATTCCCCCGGCTGGGGCGCGGCTTTCGCGGCGCTGGAACCATGGCGCGCCGGCGACCGCATCCTGGTGGGCCGCCACGAATGGGGCGGCAATCTGGCCACCATGCGGCTCAGGGCGCAGCGTGCCGGCGCCACCCTGGAGACCATTCCTTCGGACGATAGCGGCTGCGTCGATGCGCAGGCGCTGGAGGCCATGCTGGACGAACGGGTGCGCCTGATTGCGCTGACCTGGCTGCCAGCCAATGGCGGCCTGATCAATCCCGCCGCCGCCGTCGGCAGCGTGGCGCGCCGCCACGGCATCCCGTATTTCGTGGATGCGGCGCAGGCCATCGGCCAGTTGCCGGTGGACGTGGCGCAGATCGGCTGCGACGTGTTGAGCGGGGCTGGACGCAAGGCCTTGCGCGGTCCGCGCGGCACCGGCCTGCTGTATGTGCGGCGCGGCTTCCTGGACCAGCTCACGCCCGCCTTCGTCGACACCCATTCCGCGCCCCTGGGCGTGGACGGCGAGCCCATGCTGCGTCAGGACGCCGCCCGCCTGGAATCGGCCGAGGCCTCGCTGGCGCTGCGCTGCGGCCTGGCCAACGCCTTGCAGGAAGCCCTGGACATCGGCCTGCCGGCCATCCGCGCGCGCATCGACGCCTTGGCCCAAGCCCTGCGGGCTGAGCTCGCGGCCATCCCCGGCATCACGGTGCTGGACCAGGGCCGCGAACGCTCGGGTCTGGTGTCCTTCAACCTGGCCGGCCAGGACGCCGTATCCGTGCAACGCGCCATGGTGGCGCAGGGCATCACCATCGGCAGTAATGGCGTGCCCTATACCCCGCTGGACATGCAGGCGCGCGGCCTGACGCAGATTGCGCGGGCCTCGGTCAGCTATCTGACCAGCGACGCGGAAATCGACCGCCTGCTCGAAGGGCTGCGCGCCCTGGCCCGATAG